In the genome of Arthrobacter alpinus, the window AGGTGTATCGCTCCCTCGTTAACAAAGCCTTGCTCCCGGGGACCGGAACACAGGCGCTGTGGGTCGGGGCCGGCGTCGTACTGGTCTTGGGATTGCTTGAGGCCGCGCTGATCTCCTTGCGCCGACAGTTTGTGATTGTCCCGGTCACCACGGTGGAAACCCGCATGCGGACCTCGTTCTACCGCCACCTGCAAAACCTCGCCGTGGAATTCCACGACCGCTGGGGCTCGGGACAACTACTCAGCCGCGCCATGAGCGATCTGAACTTCATGCGCCGCTGGATGGCCTTTGGCGCCATCATGTTGGTGGTGACGGCGTTGACAGTGGTGATCGGGGTGGTCCTGATGTTCTCCATGAGTTGGGAGCTTGGCCTGATTTTCCTGGCCGCCGCCGTCCCCATTTCCATCTTCGGTTTCCGCTTCAGGCGATCCTACGGGCGTGTCAGCCGCAAGAGCCAGGACCAGGCCGGGGACCTCGCCACTACGGTGGAGGAGTCCGTCCACGGCATCCGCGTGCTCAAAGCTTTTGGCCGCGGACAGGAGGCACTGGATGCGTTTGCCGGGCAGGCTCAAGAGTTGCAGGCCACCGAGATCCACAAGGCGAAATCCCTGGCCGTGTTCTCTCTGGTTGTCACCCTCCTGCCCGAGCTGGCCCTGGGTTCCGGCCTGGTGGTGGGTATTTTGCTTGTCTCCAACGGAAGGCTCGACGTCGGTGCCTTGGTTGCGTTTTTCGCAACAGCCGCAGTTGTGGCTGGCCCCGTGGAATCGATGGGCCCGCTGCTGGCCATGACCTTTGCAGCCAAGACAGCCCTGGACCGGCACTTTGAGGTTATCGACGCCGTCACCACGATCGAGGACCCGGCCGTCCCTGTTGAGCTTGCGGCGGTGCGTGGTGACTTGGAATTCCGCGGTGTCCACTTCCGTTTCCCTGACACCCCGTCCGGGACGCCGGATTTGCTCAATGGGATCGACCTGACGCTGCACGCCGGCGAAACCATGGCCCTTGTTGGCGTCACGGGCAGTGGCAAGAGCGCCCTGTTGAACCTGGTGCCGCGCTTGTTTGATGTCAGCTCCGGCGCCGTGCTGTTGGACGGCACCGACATCCGTCTGCTGCGCCTGGCGGAACTGCGCCGTCATGTTTCTGTCGCATTTGAGGACACCACCTTGTTCTCGCACTCGGTGCGCGAGAACGTGTTGTTGGGTGCACCGGAGCAATCCGGTGAGTCGTCCCATCTCAGCGGCGACGAGGCGCTGGAACGGGCTTTGGAGGTGGCGCAGGCAGGATTTGCCCACACCTTGGGCAACGGCGTGGACACCTTGATTGGCGAGGAGGGGTTGAGCTTGTCCGGCGGGCAGCGCCAGCGCGTCGCACTGGCGCGCGCCATCGCGGCCCGCCCCGCCGTGTTGGTCCTTGATGACCCGCTCTCCGCCTTGGATGTCAACACCGAAGAGCGCGTCATGGACAGGCTGCGTGTAGAACTCGCCGGGACCACCACCTTGATCGTGGCCCACCGCCCCTCCACCGTGGCCATGGCCGATCGTGTGGCGCTGCTGCAAGATGGCCGCATCACGGCCGTGGGTACCCACTCCGAACTCCTTGCCGGCAATAGCCATTACCGCTATGTTTTGGCCAGCCTCACCGAGGAGCCCCGCGACTTGGACACCGGCGTTGACGATGACTTGGCCGATGATTTTGGTGCCGAAAGCTTGGGCACCAACCTTCCCATTCACAAACCCAAGGGAGCCGGCGCATGAGCCGCAGGGACAAGCGCACGGCAGATCCGGCGTCGAACATTCGAGGCAGGAAGAATCCCAAAAAGGCGGCGCCCCAGGGGACCGCGGATGAGGATCGCGTGGACCTGAGCCGCGCGGACAGCCGGGCTGTGCGGCGGCGTTCGGTGAGGTTGCTCGGGACTCTGCTGCGTCCGGTGCGGGTACGTTTTGCCATCACGGTGGCGCTGGTGGTTCTCTCGCAGGCGGCAAAGGTGGCCGGTCCGTTGCTGATTGCCTACGGAATCGACACCGCCCTGCCAGCACTCACGGCGAATTCCGGCGCCAATCCCCTGCCCCTCATTGTTACTGGTGGCGGCTACATTCTTGCCGCGGTGGCCTCGGCTTGGCTGACATCGGCGTACCTGACGGCCACGGCGCGGCTTAGCCAGGCCATGCTGCTGGACCTGCGCATCCAGGTCTTCCGGCACACGCAGCGGCTAAGCATGGAATTTCATGAAAGTTACACCTCGGGGCGCATTATTTCGCGGCAGACCTCAGACCTGGAGGCCCTGCGCGAACTGCTGGATTCAGGCATCTCTTCGCTGGCGTCCGGACTGGTTTTTATGGCGTTGACGGCCGTGTCCATTTTCTCGCTCGACTGGATCACCGGCTTGCTGGTGCTTGCCACGGCCGTACCCATGCTGATGCTCTCGCGCTGGTACCAAAAGCGTTCCCAGGCCGCTTACCGATCCTCGCGTGTGGTTTCGGCCGGGTTGATTGTGCACTTTGTTGAGACCATGACGGGCATCCGTGCCGTCAAGGCGTTCCGGCGAGAGGAGGCGAATGCCGCCCGTTATGAGGAACTGGCCGAGGACTACCGCCGCGTCACTGTCCGTTCCATCAACCTCAACGGCGTTTTCCAGCCCGGTTTGGTGCTCATTGGAAATGTGGCAGTGGCCGTGGTGCTGTTGGCAGGCGGCTTCCGCGTGCTCGGCGGGGCGCTGGAAGTGGGCGCCCTTCTGGCGCTGCTGCTGGCGACCAAACGCTTCTTCCAGCCCGTGGGCCAGATGGCCATGTTCTACAACTCCTTCCAGTCAGCGCAGGCCGCCTTGGAGAAAGTCTCAGGTTTGTTGGAGGAGGTGCCCACGGTTCGGCCACCGCGCCATCCTGTCCCGCTGCCAACGGCAAACGGTGAGATCCGATTCACCGGCGCCGAGTTCCATTACGGCAGCGGTCCTCTGGTGCTGCCGCGGCTGGATCTGCATATTCCCGCTGGTCAGACGGTTGCCGTGGTGGGTGCAACGGGTGCCGGAAAATCGACCCTGGCCAAGCTCATGTCGCGTTTCTATGACGTCACGGCCGGATCGTTAAAGCTCGACGGCGTGGAGTTGCGCGATCTTTCCAGCGCCGACCTTCGCCGTGCCGTTGTTATGGTGACGCAGGAGGCGTTCCTGTTCAGCGGGACGGTGGCCGAGAACATTGCGTTGGGCAACCCCGGCGCCACCCGCGAACAGATTGAGGCTGCCGCCCGCGATGTGGGAGCCGACGAATTCATCAGGGCCCTGCCCGACGGCTATGACACGGATGTCAACAAACGCGGCGGCAGGGTCTCCGCCGGACAGCGGCAGTTGATCTCCTTTGCCCGCGCCTTCCTGGCCAATCCGGCCGTGCTGATCCTGGACGAGGCCACCTCCTCACTGGACATCCCCTCCGAACGCCTGGTGCAAATCGGATTGCAGAAACTTCTGGGCGCACAAGGCGCCGCCACGGGACGGACCGCTTTGATCATTGCGCACCGGCTTTCCACGGTGGCCATGGCGGACCGCGTGTTGGTGGTTCACGAGGGCCAGATTGTGGAAGACGGCTCCCCTGCCGAGCTGATTTCCGATGGCGGCCGCTTCGCCAAGCTGCACGGTGCGTGGCAGGACTCGCTCGTTTAATGATGCTGTTCGCCTCGGCACTCGCGCCGGTAGGCTGAAACTGTCCACCTATTCGGCTGTCGCGGCAGGGGCATGACAATGGTAACTTTTCGTGAACTTCACTCCTCCGGCACACCTTTGGTGCTGCCCAATGCCTGGGATGTGGGCTCGGCCCTGGCCTTTGTGGCGGCGGGCTACCCCGCCCTCGGAACCACCAGTTTTGGCATCTCCTCCAGTGCGGGAATGCCCGACGGCGGCCGGTCAGGCAGGGCGGCAACGCTCGCCTTGGCCGCGAAGTTGTGCCGGCTGCCCGTCCACGTCACGGTCGACTTCGAGGACGGCTACAGCGACGATCCTGTTGAGGTTGCGGAGTCCGTGGCCCAGCTGGCGGCGCTGGGCGTGGCCGGAATCAACCTTGAGGACAGCCTGTCAGGGCAACTGGTGGAGCCACTGGCCATGGCCGCCAAGGTCGCAGCTGTCAAGGAGCGCAATCCTGGGATTTTCATCAACGCCCGGGTCGACAACTTTTGGTTTGCCGAGCAGGCGACGCCGGAAGCGGTTGTGGCCCGTGCCCGGATGTACGCGGATGCGGGGGCTGAGGGGATCTTTGTCCCCGGTGTTGCGGCGGCGGCGGACATCCGCAGCATTGCGGCAGGAATTGGGCTGCCGCTGAATGTTTTGGCGCACCCCTCGCTGACTGTGGCGCAGCTGGGGCAGCTGGGTGTCAGCCGGGTTAGCTCGGGCTCCCTGCCCTACCGCGCAGCGATCGATGCAGCCGTTAGTGCCGCCGATTCACTGCGTAACGGCTCCCAGACGCCGGCCGCCACGTCTTATTGGGATATGCAGGCCCGCCTCGTGGCTTTCGAGCAGGGAACTACTCCCACGCAATAAGGTGAAAGTCGCGCAGGAGTTTGGCGCCCCGGTCAGGGTTGAGCGCCGTGACCCAGGAAATTCGACCTAGGAGTTGGGCGCGGAAATCAGCGTGAGCCTCCCGGTTTTGTGACTCGGGTCCGTGCCGGAGGCAATTGTGGAGGGTGGCCTTGAGCCGGTCGAAGTCCAGACGGTTGATATTGGTGCGTTGATTGACCACCACCGAGGTCACCACCTGACGCACGGCGGCAGGACGTACCCTCGATTTGAGCTTGTTGACGCCATGCCCCTCGTTCTCAATGATGCCCGTGGCCGTCCGCATGAAGGCATCCGCTCGCCTCGCCAATTCCCTGCCACCGCTAAAGGTGAGGTCATCGGCGTATCTGGTGTATCCGGCGTCGAAGGTGTCCGCGAGTCCGGCCAGACGGGAATCCAGCTTGCGCAGGGCCAGGTTTGCCAGCACGGGTGAGGACGGTGCGCCTTGGGGAAGATGTGGTTGTGAGAGTGCCCGGCGCAGGGCAAAGCGTTGATCGGCATCACCGCCGGGCGGCATCTGGGCGAGTATTCGTGGTGGCACAACGTGGGTGCAAATACCTGTTAAGCGGTGCGCCACGGACTCCGTGAATCCAGCTTGCCGCAGGGTGCCGAAGACCCGACCGGCGGTGACCTTGGCGAAGAACGTGGTCAGATCCAGATTGACCACCACCTCCTTGCCGGTGTGGCGTGCCGCGCCGGTCACCACGCTTCGCCCTGGCACAAATCCGTGCGCAGCGTCGTGCAATTCAAGCGGATAAAGCAGCTCCGTAAGGACAGTGCGTTGAACATTGCGCAGGCGTAGACCAGGTATTTCCAGGAGGCGCGGCAGCCGGCCGGGACGCGCACGCCACACGTAGCGGTAATGCTGTAATTTTCGCGCGGCCGTCCGGTTCCAATGCTGTGGATCGGAGAACCAGTCCAACTCTCCAAGCGTGAGGTGTAGTTTGTCGGCGAGAGCGGCCAAGGTGTCGATCCGTGGCACCCTCGCCTGCCTGTTCTCACGGGCCGTGGCTGGTGCAAGGGCATAGCTGGACAAGCGGATCGGCTTGTACTGGCTCGCAGCCTTGGCAACGGCATCGACGAAGGGCTCGGACGCCAGAATCGTGGCAGTGAGCTCGCGCGGGGCATCCACCGGAGGACGGGGATAGCTCAGCAGCACGTGGGCGGCAAGCGGCCCCAGCCAACGCCGTCGCGCTCCCAAAACCTGCGCCCCTGCCACAGTCATCTCCGGCTTGGACCACTGCGGGGAGTTAAGAAAGGCCTGCGCCAAGGTCGCCGCAATGGCCGACGTCGAGGGGCGGGGTTTGCGCTTGAGGGTCGCGGATGCGGGTGTCACTTGGGTGGTCTCAGTGGTCATGGCTGCGATGGTTTCTTCGATGACCTGGCGCTCTGTCCGGGTGCCCAGCTGCGCGGAGCGCAGCGCCGCACCCGAGGTGCTTCGATCAGGCAATACTGCGTACCCCGGGGTAGCCCCGGGGAGGGAGGCGCGCCAAAAGCCGCTTCCCGCCTCATCGAAGAAACCATCGCATGGTGCCATGCTAACCGACGCCGCGGCGGTGACCTCGGAGCCACAAAGAGAACCTTGGACCTGTTGTGTTCCAGCCCGTGGACTTTGCGGTGTGCCGGGAATAGATCAACAGCAGAAGCTAATTATCAATGGTGGTACCGCAACTTCCGTGCAACACTGCGGCGGAATGAACCAGCGGTGCCTTCGAAGGAAGCAATGCGCAAAGCTAGATCCGTCACCGTCGACCAGCGGTCATGGCCCCTCATTGCCGTCTTGGCAATCACCGGCGCGTGTGCGTCCTTCATGTTCACCCTCGTGGTGCCGATTCAGGCCCAGCTTCCTGAGTTACTAAATTCCTCTAGGCAGGCAACTGCCTGGGTTGTGACCATCACCTTGCTGACCTCGGCCGTGGCCACACCCATTTCCGGCAGGTTGGGCGATCTTTTTGGCAAGCGCAAGGTCATTATTTTGCTGCTGATCGCCTTGATTGTCGGCAACATTCTGGCGGCTGCCTCCACCGGGTTGACCATGCTGCTGGTGGGCCGGGCCCTGCAGGGTCTGATGACAGGCGTCATTCCCCTGGGCATTGCCGTTCTCAGGGACCAGTTGCCCGCCAAGCGCATTGGTGGTGCCGTGGCCTTGATCAGCGGTTCGTTCGGGTTTGGGTCCGCGCTGGGGCTCCCCATCAGCGCCTTTATTGCCGAAACCATGAACTGGAACGCACTGTTCTGGACCGCCGCGGTCCTGGGGCTGGCATTGTTGGTCCTCGTGGCCCGGATCGTACCGAAGGATACGGTTTTCGCTACCGGTGGCTTTGACTACGTTGGCGCCGTTGGCCTGTCGATCGGTTTGTCCGGCATTATCGTTGCGATTGCTCAGGGCAATGCTTGGGGGTGGACCTCACCGGGCACTCTGGCTTTCGGCTGCGGCGGCATTGCTGTGCTCCTGGCGTGGGGTGCTTTTGAACTGCGCCTGAAGGATCCGGTGGTTGATCTGCGGGTGGCGGCACGTCCCACCGTCCTCATGACAAATCTGGCGTCGATAGCTCTTGGTTTCGCTTTCTTCTCTTCTGCTGTGCTGTTTCCGCAAATTCTTCAACTTCCTGTCAGCACGG includes:
- a CDS encoding reverse transcriptase family protein; the encoded protein is MPDRSTSGAALRSAQLGTRTERQVIEETIAAMTTETTQVTPASATLKRKPRPSTSAIAATLAQAFLNSPQWSKPEMTVAGAQVLGARRRWLGPLAAHVLLSYPRPPVDAPRELTATILASEPFVDAVAKAASQYKPIRLSSYALAPATARENRQARVPRIDTLAALADKLHLTLGELDWFSDPQHWNRTAARKLQHYRYVWRARPGRLPRLLEIPGLRLRNVQRTVLTELLYPLELHDAAHGFVPGRSVVTGAARHTGKEVVVNLDLTTFFAKVTAGRVFGTLRQAGFTESVAHRLTGICTHVVPPRILAQMPPGGDADQRFALRRALSQPHLPQGAPSSPVLANLALRKLDSRLAGLADTFDAGYTRYADDLTFSGGRELARRADAFMRTATGIIENEGHGVNKLKSRVRPAAVRQVVTSVVVNQRTNINRLDFDRLKATLHNCLRHGPESQNREAHADFRAQLLGRISWVTALNPDRGAKLLRDFHLIAWE
- a CDS encoding MFS transporter; translation: MRKARSVTVDQRSWPLIAVLAITGACASFMFTLVVPIQAQLPELLNSSRQATAWVVTITLLTSAVATPISGRLGDLFGKRKVIILLLIALIVGNILAAASTGLTMLLVGRALQGLMTGVIPLGIAVLRDQLPAKRIGGAVALISGSFGFGSALGLPISAFIAETMNWNALFWTAAVLGLALLVLVARIVPKDTVFATGGFDYVGAVGLSIGLSGIIVAIAQGNAWGWTSPGTLAFGCGGIAVLLAWGAFELRLKDPVVDLRVAARPTVLMTNLASIALGFAFFSSAVLFPQILQLPVSTEVGLGMSLMAIGFILAPAGLVQIAMAPVAARLNRTVGGRATLVTSAVVISFAYVLALLGATELWQILVANALVGAGIGIGYASMPMLIMGAVDSTETGAANGLNSLMRALGTGSAAAVMGAILAASSAGTSAPTAAGFQLGFVIALGATVAAGVLALFIPKPRPVHAVVIDVSAGMADESRR
- a CDS encoding ABC transporter ATP-binding protein, whose translation is MANKNNSTLFQTLSRLAPQLRPIMWPLIWGFLSALAASAVALAVPQVYRSLVNKALLPGTGTQALWVGAGVVLVLGLLEAALISLRRQFVIVPVTTVETRMRTSFYRHLQNLAVEFHDRWGSGQLLSRAMSDLNFMRRWMAFGAIMLVVTALTVVIGVVLMFSMSWELGLIFLAAAVPISIFGFRFRRSYGRVSRKSQDQAGDLATTVEESVHGIRVLKAFGRGQEALDAFAGQAQELQATEIHKAKSLAVFSLVVTLLPELALGSGLVVGILLVSNGRLDVGALVAFFATAAVVAGPVESMGPLLAMTFAAKTALDRHFEVIDAVTTIEDPAVPVELAAVRGDLEFRGVHFRFPDTPSGTPDLLNGIDLTLHAGETMALVGVTGSGKSALLNLVPRLFDVSSGAVLLDGTDIRLLRLAELRRHVSVAFEDTTLFSHSVRENVLLGAPEQSGESSHLSGDEALERALEVAQAGFAHTLGNGVDTLIGEEGLSLSGGQRQRVALARAIAARPAVLVLDDPLSALDVNTEERVMDRLRVELAGTTTLIVAHRPSTVAMADRVALLQDGRITAVGTHSELLAGNSHYRYVLASLTEEPRDLDTGVDDDLADDFGAESLGTNLPIHKPKGAGA
- a CDS encoding ABC transporter ATP-binding protein, with translation MSRRDKRTADPASNIRGRKNPKKAAPQGTADEDRVDLSRADSRAVRRRSVRLLGTLLRPVRVRFAITVALVVLSQAAKVAGPLLIAYGIDTALPALTANSGANPLPLIVTGGGYILAAVASAWLTSAYLTATARLSQAMLLDLRIQVFRHTQRLSMEFHESYTSGRIISRQTSDLEALRELLDSGISSLASGLVFMALTAVSIFSLDWITGLLVLATAVPMLMLSRWYQKRSQAAYRSSRVVSAGLIVHFVETMTGIRAVKAFRREEANAARYEELAEDYRRVTVRSINLNGVFQPGLVLIGNVAVAVVLLAGGFRVLGGALEVGALLALLLATKRFFQPVGQMAMFYNSFQSAQAALEKVSGLLEEVPTVRPPRHPVPLPTANGEIRFTGAEFHYGSGPLVLPRLDLHIPAGQTVAVVGATGAGKSTLAKLMSRFYDVTAGSLKLDGVELRDLSSADLRRAVVMVTQEAFLFSGTVAENIALGNPGATREQIEAAARDVGADEFIRALPDGYDTDVNKRGGRVSAGQRQLISFARAFLANPAVLILDEATSSLDIPSERLVQIGLQKLLGAQGAATGRTALIIAHRLSTVAMADRVLVVHEGQIVEDGSPAELISDGGRFAKLHGAWQDSLV
- a CDS encoding isocitrate lyase/PEP mutase family protein codes for the protein MVTFRELHSSGTPLVLPNAWDVGSALAFVAAGYPALGTTSFGISSSAGMPDGGRSGRAATLALAAKLCRLPVHVTVDFEDGYSDDPVEVAESVAQLAALGVAGINLEDSLSGQLVEPLAMAAKVAAVKERNPGIFINARVDNFWFAEQATPEAVVARARMYADAGAEGIFVPGVAAAADIRSIAAGIGLPLNVLAHPSLTVAQLGQLGVSRVSSGSLPYRAAIDAAVSAADSLRNGSQTPAATSYWDMQARLVAFEQGTTPTQ